Part of the Sphingopyxis lindanitolerans genome is shown below.
GCGAGGTCGTCCAGGATGAGCAGGTGGTATTTGTCGAGCTTGGCGATGGCGGATTCGAGCGCCAGTTCGCGGCGCGCGAGCTGAAGCTTCTGGACCAGCTCGGACGTGCGGGTGAACAGCACGCGCCAACCATTCTGGACAAGTTGCAGGCCGATGGCTGCCGCCAAGTGGCTCTTTCCTCCGCCCGGCGGGCCGAACAGGATGAGATTGGCGCCCTTTTCCAGCCATCCGTCGCCCGAGGTCATGGCCGTGACCTGCGCCCGCGAGACCATCGGCACGGCGTCGAAGGCGAAGCTGTCGAGCGTTTTGCCCGGTGGTAATCGTGCGTCGCTCAGATGACGTTCGATCCTACGCCGGTCACGTTCGGCCATTTCATGCTCGGTAAGTGCAGCGAGCAGTCGGGTGGCGGGCCAGCCCTCCTTGTCGGCACGTTCGGTAAACTCGGGCCAGATCACCTTGATGGCAGGAAGCCTCAACTCGTTGAGGATGAAGCTCAGGCGCTGGGCATCGACGTTATGGGCCTTGGTCATGCGGCCTCTCCCAGCAGCAGGGCATCGTAGTCGGTCAGGGGGCCAAGCTCGACCACCACCTCGGGCAGCGCGGCCGGATCGGGCGAGAAGCGCGTTCGCAACGCGGCGATGTCAGGCAGCCGGCCTTCGTCAAGGTCCTGGGCGAGAAGATCGGCAAGCTCGGCCTCGCAGGCCCGTTCATGGGCCATGGACAGCAACTCGACCATCTTGCGGCAAGCGTCACGCTCGGACATGGCTTCGAGCAGCCGTTCGAACATGAGCCTGTACGCCTCGCGCGGGAACAACTGGTCGCGATAGGTCAGCTGCAGCAGGGCCATCGGCTTACGCCTGAGGCTATGGATCACGTGACGGTAATCCACCACATAGCCATGTTCGGTAGCGCTTTTCGGGCGACCGCGTGGCCGGGTCATGAGATAACTGCCGCCCAGGAACAGATCGAGCCGATCATCGTAGAGGCGCACACGCAGTCGATGCCCGATCAACCGTGACGGCACCTTCGTTGGTTGTGTGCGTCAAGTTCTGCAAATTGGCGGTCATGGTGCTGGTCATGCGGCTTTGCGTAGTTCGGTTTTCTTCTGCTCGCGCAGTTCGTCCATATTGAGGTAGCGGTTGGCTTCGAGCCAGTTTTCGTGGGTTTCGACGGCGAGTGCGCGGACCAGGCGCAGGCAGCTGGGGGCGTTGGGGAATATCCGCACGACATAGGTTCGCCGCCGGATTTCCTCATTGAAGCGTTCGAGCATGTTGGTGCTTTTCATGTGCTTGTGATGCCTGCGTGGCAGCCGGTAGAAGGAGAAGGTCTCCTCGATCGTCTCCTCGGCCCAGTCGGTGAGCCTGGGATATTTGGCGCTCCATCGGGCGAGCCACTGGGCGAGATCGGCGCGGGCCTCGGCGAGGTTGCGCCGGTCGTAGAGCCAGCGCAGTTCCTGCAGGCAGTCGTCGTCGGCCTTCCTTGGCAAGTGATCGAGCGCGTTCCTCAGGAAGTGCACGTAGCAGCGCTGGTATGCGGCGCCGGTCAGCACCTCGCGGATCGCCGCGCGCAGGCCGGCATGATCGTCGGCGACGACGAACTCGGTGCCATGCAGGCCCCGGTCACGCAGGCGCAGCAGGAAGTCCTTCCATGACGTGGCGCTCTCGCGATTGGCCATCTCCACGGCCAGTATCTGCCGCCTGCCGTCCCAGTCGATGCCGATCGCGATCAGCACCGCCTGGCTTCCAACCACGCCGCCTTCGCGCACTTTCTCGTAGCGGGCATCAAGGATCAGATAAGGGAACGGCTCGTCGAGGCGGCGCTGGGCAAAGGCCGCCAGGCTGCCATCGAGCTTCTTGTTGATCGCCGAGATCGTCGAGGCCGAGAAGGCATGGCCGCACAGCTCTTCGGTGATCGCCTTGACCTTGCGCGTCGAAACGCCCTGGACATACATCTCGGCCAGCGTCGCCACCAGCGCCTGCTCCGACCGCTGGTAGCGCTCGAACAGCTCGGTCGAGAAGCGCCCGGCACGGTCCTGCGGCACCCGCAGCTCCAGCTTGCCGACCCGCGTCACCAGCGTGCGCGGGTAATGCCCCGAACGGTAGCCGAGCCGCGCATCGCTGCGCTCGCTCTTGCCCGCGCCCAGCGCCTCGTCCATCTCGGCTTCCAGCATCGCCTGCATCACGCTGCGCACAATCTCGCGAAGCGCATCCGGCTCCTGCGCCAGCAACTCTTTGACAGCGGATACAGCAGGCTTAATCTCGGTCCTGGTCATGGCGGGTCTCCTCGGTGACGTTGAACATCACCAGCCTGCCATGACCGCCTCGCTCCTCAAGCGATTTTGCAGAACTTCACGCACACTACCCATTCGTTCCGATCAATCCACTAGGGAGGTATGGTGGCAAAAAACAATTCGGTCGCAAGAGTGCGGGGACCCCGCTCTGCGGCGCGGCGGCAGCATATATTGGCCACGACCCGCGATCTCTTCGTCAAACGCGGATTCCATCAGACCGGGATGGCCCAAATCGCCAGTTCATCCGGCATCGCGGTGGGGCAGATCTATCGGGACTTTGCCAACAAGGAGGCGATCATTGCCGCCATCTGCGAAGCCGACCTTGCTGAATGGCTCGAGGAAGAGACGCTGGAGACGGCGGTCGCGGTGGGGGATCGCGAAGGTATCCTCGCCTGGATCGAGCGAATCGCCATCGATGAGCCATCGCATGAAAATCGCCGCATGATGTGCGAATTCGTGGCCACAGTGGGGTGTAACCCGATCATCGCCGAGATCAATCGCAAGGCGGATGTCCGGCTGCGCACCAGCCTGGGAGCGGCGCTGGCCTCTTTGGCGCCGGGCGCATCTCCACAGGACAGATCAACGGTGGTGGACTTCATCATCACCATGTCCTGGGGAATGGTAGCGGGGGCCGAGCTGTTTCCTTACCGAGACCACAAAATCTTGCGCCACTACATGGCGTCGCTGTTCCGCCGGGAACTCGCCGCAATGTGCAATTGAGGACCTGCTCAGTGCGCGCGGACCAAGGCTGGCGCAGCTCGATTGGCATTTTGGTGAGCTGAAGGTCCCCGGGCACTGGACAATTGTTCAGCATCATATCATCTTCTCATTACAGGCCGAGGAATACGGTCGCTCCAGAGGATACCGGAAAGATGATGAACAACGATAATGTGGCCCCCGGCGACAAGGCAATGATCCTGTTGCAAAGCCTGATCTGCTATTTGCGAGAAAAGAACGTCCTGTCGCGCGCCGACATCGAGGAACTGCGAAATCGCGTGGAGGCCCGGATGGCTACACCGGACAGCGGTCTGTCCTGCGCCACCGCGCTGGTCGCCGCCGCCGTGAACGAGATGCGGGAACTGGATGACTATTGCGGCAAGAAGTATGGTGGCAAGCACCGGCGTCAGGTGAACTGAGGCGTCCATCGCTGCATCGCAGGATTGTTTTAAAGCTCTCTCCTATGGGCCACGTCTCGACCCGCACGGCGGGGAAACGCGATCAGCAGCGCGGCGCTCTGCCGGGTGCGGGTATAGGTGACGTGATACTGCGGGGTCGGCTTCGGGCAAGCTCGCGGTAACCTGGCGCGTCTGTTCGTGGCCTCGATCGTCGCCAGATCGTGACAGGGCATGCCGGCATTGCCGGTGCTTTCGCCGTGGCGGATGAATATGGCCTTCATGGCTTCCCCTTCATTGCTGGCGA
Proteins encoded:
- the istB gene encoding IS21-like element helper ATPase IstB — encoded protein: MTKAHNVDAQRLSFILNELRLPAIKVIWPEFTERADKEGWPATRLLAALTEHEMAERDRRRIERHLSDARLPPGKTLDSFAFDAVPMVSRAQVTAMTSGDGWLEKGANLILFGPPGGGKSHLAAAIGLQLVQNGWRVLFTRTSELVQKLQLARRELALESAIAKLDKYHLLILDDLAYVAKDQAETSVLFELISARYERRSMLITANQPFGEWNRVFPDPAMTLAAVDRLVHHATIFEMNVESYRRRAALQRQTGAGRTPKYATIKSIEKMSISDNQSEESPLPATI
- a CDS encoding IS256 family transposase, encoding MTRTEIKPAVSAVKELLAQEPDALREIVRSVMQAMLEAEMDEALGAGKSERSDARLGYRSGHYPRTLVTRVGKLELRVPQDRAGRFSTELFERYQRSEQALVATLAEMYVQGVSTRKVKAITEELCGHAFSASTISAINKKLDGSLAAFAQRRLDEPFPYLILDARYEKVREGGVVGSQAVLIAIGIDWDGRRQILAVEMANRESATSWKDFLLRLRDRGLHGTEFVVADDHAGLRAAIREVLTGAAYQRCYVHFLRNALDHLPRKADDDCLQELRWLYDRRNLAEARADLAQWLARWSAKYPRLTDWAEETIEETFSFYRLPRRHHKHMKSTNMLERFNEEIRRRTYVVRIFPNAPSCLRLVRALAVETHENWLEANRYLNMDELREQKKTELRKAA
- a CDS encoding TetR/AcrR family transcriptional regulator produces the protein MATTRDLFVKRGFHQTGMAQIASSSGIAVGQIYRDFANKEAIIAAICEADLAEWLEEETLETAVAVGDREGILAWIERIAIDEPSHENRRMMCEFVATVGCNPIIAEINRKADVRLRTSLGAALASLAPGASPQDRSTVVDFIITMSWGMVAGAELFPYRDHKILRHYMASLFRRELAAMCN